TGATGTATCTGTCGTAAGCTCTCCTGCAGCGGCTTTAGAGCGAGTAGCTAAGAATGAGAGGGTTTCAGTACATCCAGTGCTTATGAGCCGAGGAATAAATGTATTTAGAGACTTTATTTCACTATTTTTTATGATCAAATTATTTTTAATTCACAAACCAGACATAGTGCATTCGTATACCCCAAAAGCTGGATTGATCGCCATGCTAGCTGCAAGACTATGTTTTGTAAAAATTAAAATACATACGTTTACCGGTCTTATTTTCCCGACTCAAACGGGTTTTAAAAAAAGCTTATTAATTTTTATAGATAGAATTATATGTAAATCAGCTACTCACATAGTACCAGAAGGAGAAGGAGTTAAGCGCGATCTATTAAGTTATAAAATCACATCAAAACAGCTGAAATTAATTGGCAATGGCAATATAGCAGGCATTGATATTGAATATTTTAATAAAAATAACAATAGCATCAATACTAATCTAAAAAGTGAATTATCTATTCCCCTTGAACACTTTGTTTTTACATTTGTAGGGCGCTTAAATATAGATAAAGGATTAAAAGAGCTTGTTAACGCTTTTTTATTGCAAACAGAAAAAAATCACTTACTACTAGTTGGTGACATTGATGATACAGCACCTATACAGCCTGATATTATGGCTATAATTAAAAACCATTCAAGAATTCATATGCTAGGGTTTCATTCAGATATTCGCCCGGCACTTATAGCTAGTGATGTATTGGTTCTTTCAAGCTATCGAGAAGGCTTTCCTAATGTCGTATTACAAGCCGGTGCAATGTCATTGCCAGTTATTGCAACAGATATTAATGGTTGTAATGAGATAATAACTCCTGGTTTTAATGGGTGGTTAGTTGAGCCTAGAAATGAAGATAGCTTAGCTAAAGCAATGCAAAATGCTATTAATACCTCTACACCTTCATTAAGTCTGATGGCTTGTAATGCAAGAACAAGAATTGTTGAAAGATTCGAAAGAAATACCTATTTAAAAACGCTAGAAAACTTTTATGTACAGTTGGTTAAATCATGAAGCGCTTATTTGATTTTATAGTGGCATTGAGTGCCTTTGTTATGTTGCTACCTATTATCATTATTGTAGGTATATTAATTCGCACTAAATTGGGCTCACCCATTTTATTTACACAAGACCGCCCTGGTTTAAACGGTAAAGTATTTAAAATGATGAAGTTTAGA
This DNA window, taken from Pseudoalteromonas marina, encodes the following:
- a CDS encoding glycosyltransferase family 4 protein, with amino-acid sequence MKKKTLFIVTTVPETLDTILKNQPKFLNNTFDVSVVSSPAAALERVAKNERVSVHPVLMSRGINVFRDFISLFFMIKLFLIHKPDIVHSYTPKAGLIAMLAARLCFVKIKIHTFTGLIFPTQTGFKKSLLIFIDRIICKSATHIVPEGEGVKRDLLSYKITSKQLKLIGNGNIAGIDIEYFNKNNNSINTNLKSELSIPLEHFVFTFVGRLNIDKGLKELVNAFLLQTEKNHLLLVGDIDDTAPIQPDIMAIIKNHSRIHMLGFHSDIRPALIASDVLVLSSYREGFPNVVLQAGAMSLPVIATDINGCNEIITPGFNGWLVEPRNEDSLAKAMQNAINTSTPSLSLMACNARTRIVERFERNTYLKTLENFYVQLVKS